The bacterium genome includes the window GGTGGGATACCCGAGTGGCCAAAGGGAACAGACTGTAAATCTGTCGGCGAATGCCTTCCGTGGTTCGAATCCACGTCCCACCACCACCAACCAGCCCACGTAGCTCAGTCGGCAGAGCGTGTCCTTGGTAAGGACAAGGTCACCGGTTCGACCCCGGTCGTGGGCTCCATCGAAAACGGCAGGCCGGTGGGAGGAAGCTCCCAGCGGCCTAGCGACCTGTCTACGTTCGGGAGCAACCCGGGAGGACTGCCATGGGCAAGGAGAAGTTTGTCCGCGACAAGCCGCACGTGAATGTGGGGACGATCGGTCATGTGGACCACGGGAAGACGACGCTGACGTCGGCGATCACCAAGTGCCTGGCGGTGACGACGAACACGAAGGCGCTGGACT containing:
- a CDS encoding GTP-binding protein yields the protein MGKEKFVRDKPHVNVGTIGHVDHGKTTLTSAITKCLAVTTNTKALD